One genomic segment of Chitinibacter sp. FCG-7 includes these proteins:
- a CDS encoding B12-binding domain-containing radical SAM protein produces MSIILSTLNARYTHASLGLRYLLANMGDLQPQTEIMEFVIGGKTAEFAERLLAKKPKIIGFGVYIWNVEETARLVALLKRVAPEVKIILGGPEVSYESAEQAIVKEADFVITGWGEITLPDLCRQILNGPQPLMKIHAGVQAKLADLALPYQLYTDEDIKNRTLYVEASRGCPFKCEFCLSALDKTAWPFELTRFLDEMETLYQRGARLFKFVDRTFNLNINTSLQIMQFFLDKIAAHPDDPVFAHFEVVPDHLPEALREGIMKFPPGALQFEIGIQSFNPEVQTLVSRKQNNEKAADNIRWLVEHTQAHLHVDLIAGLPGETVESFGIGFDQLYALRPHEIQFGILKRLRGTPIIRHTEEFAMKYDPFPPYTILANRDIDFTTMQRLVRFARYWDLVANSGRFANTLPVLLGDAPFANFMAFADWLYANTDATHRIALDRLAKLVCTWLQGQGMPLDEAQALLESDYAGKQPKVNDEKKSAALQRQVVRLAA; encoded by the coding sequence ATGTCCATTATTCTGTCTACGCTGAACGCCCGTTACACGCATGCTTCGCTAGGGCTGCGTTATTTGCTGGCCAATATGGGTGATTTGCAGCCGCAGACCGAGATTATGGAGTTCGTGATTGGCGGCAAAACCGCCGAGTTTGCCGAGCGGCTGTTGGCGAAAAAACCCAAAATCATCGGTTTTGGCGTGTATATCTGGAATGTCGAGGAAACCGCACGCCTCGTTGCCTTGCTCAAGCGCGTAGCGCCTGAAGTCAAAATTATCCTCGGCGGCCCTGAAGTCTCGTACGAAAGCGCTGAACAGGCGATTGTCAAAGAAGCCGATTTTGTCATCACCGGCTGGGGCGAAATCACGTTGCCTGATCTCTGCCGCCAGATTTTGAATGGCCCGCAGCCGCTAATGAAAATCCACGCTGGCGTGCAGGCCAAGCTCGCCGATTTGGCGTTGCCGTATCAGCTCTATACCGACGAGGACATCAAAAACCGCACGCTGTATGTCGAGGCATCGCGCGGCTGTCCGTTCAAATGCGAGTTTTGCCTTTCCGCATTGGATAAAACCGCGTGGCCATTCGAGCTGACGCGCTTTCTGGACGAGATGGAAACGCTGTATCAGCGCGGTGCGCGGCTGTTCAAGTTTGTTGACCGCACGTTTAATCTGAATATCAACACCAGTTTGCAGATTATGCAGTTTTTTCTCGACAAGATCGCAGCGCATCCTGACGACCCAGTGTTTGCGCACTTTGAAGTCGTTCCCGATCATTTGCCCGAAGCGCTGCGTGAAGGGATTATGAAATTCCCGCCCGGCGCACTGCAGTTTGAAATCGGCATTCAGAGCTTTAACCCTGAGGTTCAGACCTTGGTGAGCCGCAAGCAGAATAACGAAAAAGCGGCTGACAATATCCGCTGGCTGGTTGAGCACACGCAGGCGCATTTGCACGTCGATTTGATCGCAGGTCTGCCCGGTGAAACGGTGGAAAGTTTCGGTATCGGTTTCGATCAGCTCTACGCGCTGCGCCCGCACGAGATTCAGTTTGGCATTTTGAAGCGGCTGCGTGGTACGCCGATTATTCGCCATACCGAAGAATTTGCGATGAAGTATGACCCGTTCCCGCCGTATACGATTCTGGCCAATCGCGACATCGACTTTACAACGATGCAGCGGCTGGTGCGCTTCGCGCGCTATTGGGATCTGGTGGCGAACTCGGGGCGTTTTGCCAATACACTGCCAGTGCTGCTGGGTGATGCGCCATTCGCCAACTTTATGGCATTTGCGGATTGGTTGTATGCAAATACCGACGCCACTCACCGTATTGCTCTGGATCGCTTGGCCAAGCTGGTCTGCACATGGTTACAGGGGCAGGGTATGCCTTTGGATGAAGCGCAAGCTTTGCTCGAGAGCGATTACGCCGGCAAACAGCCCAAAGTGAACGATGAGAAGAAATCAGCCGCGCTGCAGCGGCAAGTGGTGCGTTTGGCGGCGTAG
- a CDS encoding GGDEF domain-containing protein, with protein sequence MQPLTLLALDLDHFKRVNDVYGHDAGDAVLVTVAKTLRGILRECDLPARFGGEEFIVALPQTTIDGAMIIAERIRTAIAAQAISVNGQEIHCTVSIGVVQVKGKAFDLALKQADQALYQAKEAGRNCVIAASADLQETEPDCSSEKQHP encoded by the coding sequence ATGCAGCCACTTACTCTGCTGGCGCTAGATCTGGATCATTTCAAACGAGTCAATGATGTTTACGGCCACGATGCCGGGGATGCTGTCCTAGTCACCGTAGCGAAAACCCTGCGCGGCATATTGCGCGAATGCGATTTGCCTGCCCGGTTTGGTGGAGAGGAATTTATTGTCGCACTGCCACAAACGACAATAGATGGCGCAATGATTATCGCAGAGCGGATTCGCACCGCGATTGCTGCGCAGGCGATCAGTGTGAATGGGCAAGAAATTCACTGCACAGTCAGCATTGGGGTCGTTCAGGTAAAAGGAAAAGCGTTTGATTTGGCACTCAAACAGGCCGATCAGGCGCTGTATCAAGCCAAAGAAGCTGGTCGAAATTGTGTCATTGCTGCCAGTGCTGATTTGCAGGAGACAGAGCCCGATTGCTCATCAGAAAAACAGCATCCTTGA
- a CDS encoding substrate-binding periplasmic protein: protein MPNSYTKLSVSIIFALLSAHAAALQITLANGEWPPILGQKLPGHGYGSQIVSRAFAHQGITVNYAFMPWRRALEATKQGQYHGTLLWSSNPERQRDFLLSQPVYRSQTVLFYHRQQARSWRQTDSLRNARVGISNGYNYGARWRSLQEQGFFTVDQANSDAQNLAKLYIQRIDAFPCEAIVCRHLIATTLPARARTELRHDPQPVHSENMHLMLSRKTAQSDWLLQQFNQGLQRMRQSGELARLLGAAQLQR from the coding sequence ATGCCAAATTCTTATACAAAGCTTTCAGTTAGTATCATATTTGCGTTACTCAGCGCCCATGCTGCAGCGCTGCAAATTACGCTGGCCAATGGTGAATGGCCGCCGATTCTGGGGCAGAAACTGCCGGGGCATGGCTATGGCAGCCAGATTGTCAGCCGCGCTTTTGCCCATCAGGGCATTACGGTCAACTACGCATTTATGCCGTGGCGGCGTGCACTCGAAGCGACTAAACAGGGGCAATATCATGGCACGCTGCTGTGGAGCAGCAACCCGGAGCGCCAGCGTGATTTTCTGCTTAGCCAGCCGGTGTATCGCAGCCAAACCGTGCTGTTTTACCACCGTCAGCAGGCACGCTCATGGCGGCAAACCGATTCGCTACGCAATGCCCGGGTGGGCATCAGCAATGGTTATAACTATGGTGCACGCTGGCGCAGCCTGCAGGAGCAAGGTTTTTTTACGGTGGATCAGGCCAACAGTGATGCGCAGAATCTGGCCAAGCTCTATATCCAGCGCATTGATGCTTTTCCTTGCGAAGCGATTGTCTGCCGTCATCTGATCGCGACCACATTGCCCGCTCGCGCTCGTACCGAGCTACGGCATGATCCGCAGCCAGTCCATAGCGAAAACATGCACCTGATGCTAAGCCGGAAAACAGCGCAAAGCGACTGGCTACTACAGCAATTCAATCAGGGCTTGCAGCGTATGCGGCAATCGGGCGAGCTGGCCAGATTACTGGGTGCAGCCCAGCTGCAGCGCTAG
- a CDS encoding MEKHLA domain-containing protein, which yields MTQPELLQLIFDSHRRLLGRELAPSNFSPAQAATWLQHEAPFCVLAHEASADPRFIFANDTALRCFEYQASELIGLPSRLSAEAPNREERQQLLDAVSKQGYASGYRGLRIAKSGRRFWIKDVTVWNLLDAAGVCHGQAAVYAAWEDA from the coding sequence ATGACCCAGCCTGAATTATTGCAACTGATTTTTGATAGCCACCGCCGTCTGCTCGGCCGCGAGCTGGCTCCGTCCAATTTTTCGCCTGCACAGGCCGCCACTTGGCTGCAGCATGAAGCGCCATTTTGCGTGCTGGCGCACGAAGCCAGCGCTGATCCGCGCTTTATCTTTGCCAATGACACCGCCTTGCGTTGTTTTGAATATCAGGCCAGCGAGCTGATCGGCCTGCCTTCGCGGCTGTCTGCCGAAGCACCCAATCGCGAAGAGCGCCAGCAATTACTCGATGCGGTGAGCAAGCAGGGCTATGCCAGCGGCTATCGTGGCCTGCGGATTGCTAAATCCGGGCGGCGGTTCTGGATCAAGGATGTTACGGTCTGGAATCTGCTGGATGCCGCAGGCGTTTGCCATGGACAGGCGGCCGTGTATGCCGCCTGGGAAGACGCCTGA
- a CDS encoding VOC family protein → MHIAHLGLWSRDLERSKHFYCHYFGASAGANYHNPAKGFRSCFLDFGHGSQLELMHSTALELPTQPPGQQQIGLTHLAISTGSAKAVDTLTERLRSDGYTIASEPRRTGDGYYESVILDPDGCRIEITD, encoded by the coding sequence ATGCACATTGCTCATCTGGGCCTCTGGAGCCGCGACCTTGAACGCAGCAAGCATTTTTACTGCCACTACTTCGGCGCCAGCGCCGGGGCGAATTACCACAATCCGGCCAAAGGCTTTCGCTCGTGCTTTTTAGATTTTGGCCATGGCAGCCAGCTGGAGCTTATGCACAGTACGGCGTTGGAGCTGCCCACGCAGCCACCCGGCCAGCAGCAGATCGGCCTGACACATCTGGCGATCAGCACTGGCTCGGCCAAGGCGGTGGATACGCTCACCGAGCGGCTGCGCAGTGATGGCTACACCATTGCCAGTGAGCCACGCCGCACCGGCGATGGCTATTACGAAAGTGTTATTTTGGATCCCGATGGCTGCCGCATCGAAATTACGGACTAA
- a CDS encoding EVE domain-containing protein, which produces MQYWLMKSEPDDVAITDLASRGTVGWYGVRNYQARNFMRDTQQVGDGVLFYHSSCAEPGIAGFARIISEPYPDPTQFDPESTYFDPKASPEKPRWMQRDVGFVRQTRLLPLAEMRQYPELANMLVLQKGSRLSITPVSEAEWTFIQDLLA; this is translated from the coding sequence ATGCAATATTGGCTGATGAAATCCGAGCCCGATGATGTTGCCATCACCGATCTGGCCTCGCGAGGTACAGTGGGATGGTATGGCGTCAGAAACTATCAGGCACGCAACTTTATGCGAGATACCCAGCAGGTGGGCGATGGCGTGCTGTTTTATCATTCATCGTGTGCCGAGCCGGGCATTGCCGGGTTTGCCCGCATTATCAGCGAGCCCTACCCTGATCCGACGCAATTTGACCCCGAATCCACATATTTTGACCCCAAAGCCAGCCCGGAAAAACCGCGCTGGATGCAGCGGGATGTGGGCTTTGTGCGCCAAACGCGGCTGCTACCTTTAGCTGAAATGCGGCAATACCCCGAGCTGGCGAATATGCTGGTGTTGCAAAAAGGCTCGCGCCTGTCGATCACGCCGGTGAGCGAGGCTGAGTGGACGTTCATTCAGGATCTGCTGGCATGA
- a CDS encoding sulfite exporter TauE/SafE family protein, translated as MITILQACLGVGLIAGFLAGLLGVGGGLVIVPALLLVFHQAGFASELLQHLALGTSLATIIFTGAASVRAHHAKGAVRWDIVRSITPGIVLGTFAGAQIAALISTPTLQWIFIIFAYLVAGQMLLDLKPKPSRQLPAALGLAGSGSVIGLVSSWVGIGGGSLSVPMMGACNVPMKTAIGTSSAIGIPIAMAGAAGYIYSGMGIARLPAYSLGYVYIPALLAIVLASFPMAKLGAAAAHRLPVATLKKCFAALLIVLASKMLWSLAG; from the coding sequence ATGATAACCATTTTGCAGGCCTGCCTTGGCGTCGGGCTGATCGCCGGATTTCTGGCCGGGCTGCTGGGCGTCGGCGGCGGGCTGGTGATTGTGCCTGCGCTGCTGCTGGTGTTTCATCAGGCCGGGTTTGCCAGCGAATTGCTGCAGCATCTGGCGCTGGGAACCAGCCTGGCGACGATCATTTTCACCGGCGCTGCCAGCGTGCGTGCGCATCACGCCAAGGGCGCGGTACGCTGGGATATTGTGCGCTCGATTACGCCGGGCATTGTGCTGGGCACCTTTGCTGGCGCGCAGATTGCCGCGCTGATTTCAACGCCGACGCTGCAGTGGATTTTTATCATTTTTGCCTATCTGGTCGCGGGGCAAATGCTGCTTGACCTGAAACCCAAGCCATCGCGCCAGCTACCCGCAGCGCTGGGGTTGGCGGGCAGTGGCAGCGTGATCGGGCTGGTATCAAGCTGGGTGGGCATCGGCGGTGGCTCGCTGTCGGTGCCGATGATGGGCGCCTGCAATGTACCGATGAAAACAGCCATTGGCACTTCATCGGCCATCGGTATTCCAATCGCCATGGCTGGTGCCGCTGGCTACATTTACAGTGGCATGGGTATTGCTCGCTTACCTGCGTACTCATTGGGCTACGTCTATATACCTGCACTACTTGCCATTGTGCTCGCCAGTTTTCCAATGGCCAAGCTGGGCGCAGCAGCAGCACACCGCCTGCCGGTGGCAACGCTGAAAAAATGCTTTGCGGCCCTGCTGATTGTGCTGGCCAGCAAAATGCTCTGGAGCCTGGCCGGATGA
- a CDS encoding PliI family lysozyme inhibitor of I-type lysozyme, whose protein sequence is MQQLPLPDNRSVIQVAEGDNEPRSIGSYSIRLYGGSNPDFPLDDFIAGQIYPRDGSIERVLNTDADGDGNGEVVVVSRSAGSGGYLTMDVFSWQNRQIKRIFSISDLPPKTDPLRELKRLMRKR, encoded by the coding sequence GTGCAGCAACTGCCGCTGCCTGATAATCGCAGCGTTATCCAGGTGGCCGAGGGCGATAACGAGCCGCGGAGCATCGGCAGCTACAGCATCCGGCTGTACGGTGGCAGCAATCCCGATTTTCCGCTGGATGATTTTATTGCCGGACAAATCTATCCGCGCGACGGCAGCATAGAGCGCGTGCTCAATACCGATGCCGACGGCGATGGCAACGGTGAAGTCGTGGTGGTCAGCCGCAGCGCGGGCAGCGGTGGCTATCTGACGATGGATGTCTTCAGCTGGCAAAACCGGCAGATCAAACGCATCTTTTCAATCAGCGATTTGCCGCCCAAAACCGATCCGCTGCGCGAGCTCAAACGCCTGATGCGCAAACGATGA
- a CDS encoding DMT family transporter, producing MKSSLASGYALLIVIWSTTALAIKWGVSGIPFTLALMVRFDLAAVLGLLLLLWRKQSLPLDREHCRAYAIAGIATALSMLCSFWAAQFVASGLIAVLYGLAPLATGLFAARWLDSPLRRAEWLAILLSLSGLAIIFSQHLNLSPAGLPGMAVLLLGMTLQSGAAVLLKRYASTQSALSVNAGALLVCAGLSTAFWLIASAPLPAALPGRALGALIYLASIGSVLAFSLYYWLIRECRPISVALISLITPASSLWLGHWLNHETVQWHELAGTALIMLGLSLHILQSRR from the coding sequence ATGAAATCCAGCCTGGCCAGTGGCTACGCCCTGCTGATTGTCATCTGGTCGACCACGGCACTGGCGATTAAATGGGGGGTGAGCGGCATCCCCTTTACCTTGGCGCTCATGGTGCGCTTTGATCTGGCAGCTGTGCTGGGGCTATTGTTGCTGCTTTGGCGCAAGCAGAGCTTGCCGCTGGATCGTGAGCATTGCCGCGCTTACGCGATTGCCGGCATCGCCACCGCGCTGTCGATGCTGTGCTCATTCTGGGCTGCGCAGTTTGTCGCCTCCGGCCTGATCGCCGTACTGTATGGTCTGGCCCCGCTGGCCACCGGCTTATTTGCCGCCCGCTGGCTAGATAGCCCGCTACGCCGTGCCGAATGGCTGGCGATCCTGCTCAGCCTGAGCGGGCTGGCGATTATTTTCAGCCAGCACCTCAATCTAAGCCCGGCTGGCCTGCCCGGCATGGCGGTCTTATTGCTGGGCATGACTTTGCAATCGGGCGCGGCGGTGTTGCTCAAACGGTATGCCAGCACGCAATCGGCACTCAGCGTCAACGCCGGCGCGCTGCTGGTCTGCGCAGGCCTGAGCACGGCTTTCTGGCTCATCGCCAGCGCACCTTTGCCAGCGGCGCTGCCGGGGCGGGCGCTGGGCGCGCTGATTTATCTGGCCAGCATTGGCTCGGTGCTGGCATTTAGCCTGTACTACTGGCTGATTCGCGAATGTCGCCCGATCAGCGTTGCACTGATTTCGCTCATCACCCCCGCCAGCTCTTTGTGGCTGGGACACTGGCTCAATCACGAAACCGTGCAATGGCACGAGCTGGCAGGCACAGCGCTGATCATGCTGGGCCTGAGTCTGCATATTCTACAATCTCGTCGCTGA
- a CDS encoding PLP-dependent aminotransferase family protein — MFAQRIDRLKPSLVREILAAAQAPGVISFAGGLPAAETLFQPDFSHSRIPDSIWQYGPSEGEPALRELVAARARAMGLPCQASQVLILNGSQQGIDLVAKLWIDDGTPVLCESPTYLAALQAFELFGAHCQAAEQNEIGLKPEGIAASAAQFAYLIPTFQNPTGACYDAQRRQQLAAALDAQGMPVFEDDPYRDLAFDGAAPAPLVSHLQSAQWIYQGSFSKTLAPGLRLGYLIAHPDLIVPLTRLKQAADLHSNRLSQHIVTQVLHSGELDAHVARILPVYRQKRDAMDQMLRHYLGDKASWQQPAGGLFFWLTLNQHCDTLALMQRALAQGLAIMPGTPFYPAGSAQRCTLRLNFSHSTLAQIEDGVRRLASLLESA; from the coding sequence ATGTTTGCCCAACGTATTGATCGCTTGAAACCTTCACTGGTGCGGGAAATTTTAGCTGCTGCGCAAGCTCCCGGTGTAATTTCTTTTGCTGGTGGCCTGCCCGCAGCAGAAACCTTGTTCCAGCCCGATTTCTCACACAGCCGGATTCCTGATTCGATCTGGCAATATGGCCCCTCCGAGGGCGAGCCTGCTTTGCGCGAGCTGGTAGCCGCGCGTGCGCGGGCCATGGGCTTGCCGTGTCAGGCCTCGCAGGTGCTGATTCTGAATGGCTCGCAACAAGGGATTGATCTGGTGGCCAAGCTATGGATAGACGATGGCACCCCGGTGTTGTGTGAGTCGCCCACCTATCTGGCCGCTTTGCAGGCCTTCGAGCTGTTTGGCGCTCATTGCCAAGCGGCAGAGCAGAACGAGATAGGGCTCAAGCCGGAGGGCATTGCCGCCAGTGCAGCGCAATTTGCCTATTTAATCCCCACTTTCCAAAACCCGACTGGTGCTTGTTATGACGCGCAGCGTCGGCAGCAGCTGGCCGCGGCGCTGGATGCGCAGGGCATGCCAGTGTTTGAAGATGATCCGTATCGCGATCTGGCTTTCGATGGGGCTGCCCCCGCGCCGCTGGTCTCGCATCTGCAATCGGCGCAGTGGATTTATCAGGGCTCGTTTTCAAAAACGCTAGCACCCGGATTACGACTGGGCTATCTGATTGCCCACCCGGATCTGATTGTGCCGCTGACCCGACTCAAACAGGCCGCCGATCTGCATAGCAATCGCCTGAGTCAGCATATCGTGACCCAAGTTTTGCACAGCGGAGAGCTCGACGCGCATGTGGCTCGCATTTTGCCGGTTTACCGCCAGAAACGCGATGCGATGGATCAGATGCTGAGGCACTATCTGGGCGATAAAGCCAGCTGGCAGCAACCGGCGGGCGGCTTGTTTTTCTGGTTGACGCTGAATCAACACTGCGACACGCTGGCACTGATGCAGCGGGCGCTGGCGCAAGGGCTGGCAATCATGCCGGGTACGCCGTTTTACCCGGCCGGATCGGCGCAGCGCTGTACGCTGCGGCTGAATTTCAGCCACAGCACGCTGGCGCAAATTGAGGATGGAGTACGGCGGCTGGCCAGTTTGCTTGAATCGGCCTAG
- a CDS encoding MarR family winged helix-turn-helix transcriptional regulator encodes MVDITTDHPGASHTEYELNCALELLFYGYKGFTAQPDAILAQRGLARVHHRILYFVGRQGGLSVNQLLAKLGVSKQALNVPLRQLQEAGLICATPSEIDKRVKCLALTNEGIALEEALSGAQRAILDRVFAECGQEAEAGFKQVLGVLAKMTQ; translated from the coding sequence ATGGTTGACATTACCACTGATCACCCCGGTGCATCGCATACCGAATACGAACTCAATTGCGCACTGGAGCTGCTGTTTTATGGCTACAAAGGGTTTACCGCGCAGCCAGACGCGATTCTGGCGCAGCGGGGGCTGGCCCGGGTCCATCATCGGATCTTGTATTTTGTCGGCCGTCAGGGGGGGCTATCGGTTAACCAGTTGCTCGCCAAGCTGGGGGTGAGCAAGCAGGCGCTGAATGTACCGCTGCGCCAGCTACAGGAGGCCGGGCTCATTTGCGCCACGCCATCGGAAATTGATAAGCGGGTTAAATGTCTGGCGTTAACTAATGAGGGTATAGCGCTGGAAGAAGCACTATCAGGCGCACAGCGGGCAATACTAGATAGGGTATTTGCCGAGTGCGGCCAGGAGGCCGAAGCCGGATTCAAGCAGGTATTGGGTGTGCTAGCCAAAATGACGCAGTAA
- a CDS encoding HD domain-containing protein, with product MASLELLANWRLRLIDLANTQAQNDGAHDLNHLHRVWQNAQVLLKEHAEADVLIVLAACYLHDLVNLPKNDPQRHLASRLAAAKACELLPPLGFPVDQLPALVHAIEAHSFSAGITAQSIEARIVQDADRLDALGAVGLARLYYTAGRMGSALAHPDDPQALGREMDDKAYALDHIEVKLATLPATMSTAAGRKLGEQRLRWLREFRDTFIAEWGAAAPESV from the coding sequence ATGGCTTCTTTGGAATTGCTCGCAAACTGGCGTTTGCGCCTGATTGATTTGGCAAACACGCAGGCGCAGAACGATGGTGCGCATGACCTAAATCATTTGCACCGTGTCTGGCAGAATGCACAGGTGCTGCTCAAAGAGCACGCTGAGGCGGATGTACTGATTGTGCTGGCGGCTTGCTATCTGCACGATCTGGTCAATCTGCCAAAGAACGATCCGCAGCGGCATCTGGCCTCGCGTCTGGCTGCTGCCAAGGCGTGCGAGTTGTTGCCGCCGCTAGGCTTTCCGGTCGATCAACTCCCTGCGCTGGTGCATGCGATCGAAGCCCATAGCTTTTCGGCGGGTATCACGGCACAGAGCATCGAAGCCCGAATCGTGCAGGATGCCGACCGGCTGGATGCCTTGGGTGCGGTAGGGCTAGCGCGGCTGTATTACACCGCAGGAAGGATGGGTAGCGCGCTGGCGCATCCGGATGATCCACAGGCGCTTGGGCGCGAGATGGATGATAAGGCCTACGCACTGGATCATATCGAAGTGAAGCTGGCGACATTGCCCGCCACTATGAGCACTGCGGCCGGCCGCAAATTGGGCGAGCAGCGCCTGCGTTGGCTGCGCGAGTTTCGCGATACCTTTATTGCCGAGTGGGGCGCTGCAGCCCCTGAATCAGTCTAG